In a single window of the Niabella ginsenosidivorans genome:
- a CDS encoding AraC family transcriptional regulator has translation MKPQLLKVAPGPQRSFSMRKDSEPYINNHWHFHAELELIYFRSGEGTQFIGDSISKFQAGDVVLVGSNLPHYWKFADPFFEENTDSITDVRVAHFPENFLGAGFLDLPENLGIKDTLERAKRGLQIEGGARAKVGAILERLSEAEGSLRILLMFEALTIIAEEKCCRQLSSVGFKPDVYSDENERIQTIFDYSVKHFKRKITLEEIAEVANISPNSFCRYFKSRTNKTYSQFLTELRVGHACKLLIETNTCLKRLCFESGFNNFTSFHKYFKGITGRSPQAYKRAFLT, from the coding sequence ATGAAACCGCAGTTACTTAAAGTTGCTCCTGGTCCTCAAAGGTCTTTTAGCATGAGAAAGGACTCCGAACCGTATATTAATAATCATTGGCATTTTCATGCAGAACTGGAACTGATTTATTTCAGGAGCGGAGAGGGAACCCAGTTTATTGGCGACAGTATTTCAAAATTCCAGGCCGGAGATGTGGTGCTTGTAGGCTCGAATCTTCCTCATTACTGGAAGTTTGCAGATCCTTTTTTTGAAGAAAATACGGACAGCATTACTGATGTACGGGTTGCGCATTTTCCGGAGAATTTTCTGGGAGCCGGTTTTTTGGATCTGCCGGAAAACCTGGGTATAAAAGATACACTGGAACGTGCAAAGCGCGGATTACAAATAGAAGGAGGAGCGCGTGCAAAGGTAGGAGCAATATTAGAGCGGCTTTCTGAGGCAGAAGGCAGCCTGCGCATTTTGCTGATGTTTGAGGCGCTGACAATCATTGCTGAAGAAAAATGCTGCAGGCAACTGTCGTCTGTAGGCTTTAAACCGGATGTTTATTCTGATGAAAACGAACGGATCCAGACCATTTTTGACTATTCTGTAAAACATTTTAAACGTAAGATAACGCTGGAGGAAATCGCAGAAGTTGCCAACATCAGCCCCAATTCCTTTTGTCGGTATTTTAAGTCAAGAACCAATAAGACCTACTCACAATTTCTTACTGAATTAAGAGTAGGGCATGCCTGCAAATTACTGATAGAAACCAATACCTGTCTTAAACGATTGTGCTTTGAAAGCGGGTTTAATAACTTCACCAGCTTCCATAAATATTTTAAAGGTATTACCGGCCGCAGCCCGCAGGCTTATAAACGGGCGTTTCTGACCTGA
- a CDS encoding glycoside hydrolase family 95 protein, translating into MNCRLFFILFLSLTALVTSAQKPHPLHDLKLWYTKPASIWEEALPLGNGKTGAMVFGGVIKERFQLNDNTLWSGAPNPGNTPGGPAILADVRKLIFQGLYDSATRVWKKMQGPYSARYLPMADLWLNIHSSDTIARVYYRDLDLNTAVATVSYELNGVRYQRETFISYPDKAMIIRITADRKNAISLDASLSSKLKYKVSAYGQNGLLLKGKAPKFVANRVYEPQQVVYNNWDGEGTNFEVQLKVIAERGTVKSEQEQLIINKANSVTFYVTNATSFNGFNRSPGRDGKDPHTAATAIMNTVIQKPFDLLKQQHVKDYRQLFSRVDFSISSDAVNAGLPTNERLKLFAKAPDDFGLQTLYYQYGRYLMIAASRPGSRPTNLQGIWNDQVQPPWGSNYTTNINTEMNYWLAENTNLPECHQPLFDFIKELAVNGAVTAKENYGINEGWVAHHNSDIWAKTSPPGGQGWNDPSAKARWSCWPMAAGWFSTHLWEHYLYSGNERFLRDTAYPLMKGAAQFLLHWLVKDPATGYLVTNPSSSPENVFKINGQEHELSMASTMDMSIIRELFTDVIKAAALLKTDAAFAQALLKAKAQLYPFRIGRYGQLQEWFKDWDDPKDQHRHLSHLFGLYPGSQITLSQEPELAAAAKQSLIFRGDVSTGWSMAWKINWWARLHDGEHAYKILSDAFTYIDPREKRETMSGGGTYPNLFDAHPPFQIDGNFGATAGMTEMLLQSHEGYLFLLPALPSVWKKGVISGIKARGNFTVAINWDNGRLSKATIYSEKGGVCRLRTLQPVKVLEVQSENASGTVSNALLIGYGKTPYDNRAKKVLQQVNPDKGYTIDFKTEKGKQYTVIPL; encoded by the coding sequence ATGAATTGTAGATTGTTTTTTATATTATTTCTATCGCTTACAGCGCTTGTGACAAGCGCTCAAAAGCCACACCCATTGCATGATCTGAAGTTATGGTACACAAAGCCGGCTTCAATATGGGAAGAAGCCTTACCGTTGGGTAACGGCAAAACAGGAGCTATGGTTTTTGGAGGAGTGATAAAAGAGCGCTTCCAACTGAATGATAATACCCTTTGGTCGGGCGCTCCCAACCCCGGCAATACACCGGGCGGGCCGGCAATTCTTGCCGATGTAAGGAAGCTGATCTTTCAGGGTTTATATGACAGCGCTACCCGTGTATGGAAAAAGATGCAGGGCCCTTATTCAGCAAGGTATCTTCCAATGGCCGATCTGTGGCTGAACATTCACAGCAGCGATACCATTGCCAGGGTATATTACCGGGATCTGGATCTGAACACAGCTGTGGCAACAGTGTCTTATGAACTAAACGGTGTGCGCTATCAACGGGAAACGTTTATCAGCTATCCGGATAAGGCAATGATCATCCGTATTACCGCCGATAGAAAAAATGCCATCAGTCTGGATGCATCGCTTAGCAGCAAATTAAAATACAAGGTTTCCGCTTACGGGCAAAACGGGCTGCTGCTAAAAGGCAAGGCCCCAAAGTTCGTTGCTAACAGGGTGTATGAGCCGCAGCAGGTTGTCTATAACAACTGGGATGGCGAGGGAACAAATTTTGAAGTACAGTTAAAGGTAATTGCTGAAAGAGGAACCGTAAAAAGTGAACAGGAACAGCTCATCATTAATAAGGCAAACAGCGTAACTTTTTATGTAACCAATGCCACCAGCTTCAACGGCTTTAACCGTTCTCCCGGCAGGGATGGAAAAGATCCGCATACAGCAGCAACGGCCATTATGAACACCGTTATTCAAAAACCATTTGATTTATTAAAACAGCAGCATGTAAAAGATTACCGGCAATTATTCAGCCGTGTTGATTTCAGTATTTCCTCAGATGCTGTCAATGCCGGGCTACCTACCAATGAACGCCTGAAATTATTTGCAAAAGCGCCGGATGATTTTGGCCTGCAAACCCTGTACTACCAGTATGGCCGCTACCTGATGATCGCAGCCTCCCGGCCCGGTTCCCGTCCCACCAATTTACAGGGTATCTGGAACGACCAGGTACAGCCACCCTGGGGCAGCAATTACACTACCAACATCAATACGGAAATGAACTACTGGCTGGCAGAGAACACCAATTTACCGGAATGCCATCAGCCGTTATTTGATTTTATAAAAGAACTGGCTGTAAACGGCGCTGTAACCGCAAAAGAGAACTATGGCATTAATGAAGGCTGGGTAGCGCATCATAACTCCGATATCTGGGCAAAGACCTCACCGCCCGGCGGGCAGGGATGGAATGATCCTTCAGCCAAGGCACGCTGGTCCTGCTGGCCCATGGCCGCAGGCTGGTTCAGCACGCATTTATGGGAGCATTACCTGTATTCCGGGAATGAACGATTCTTACGGGATACCGCTTACCCGTTAATGAAAGGCGCTGCACAGTTCTTATTGCACTGGCTGGTAAAAGACCCCGCAACCGGGTACCTGGTTACCAATCCTTCCTCTTCCCCTGAAAATGTGTTTAAGATCAACGGGCAGGAGCATGAGCTTTCAATGGCTTCCACTATGGACATGTCCATAATACGGGAGCTGTTTACTGACGTAATAAAAGCCGCTGCCCTGTTAAAAACAGATGCTGCATTTGCACAGGCGCTTTTAAAAGCAAAAGCGCAGCTATATCCTTTTCGTATTGGCCGGTACGGACAATTACAGGAGTGGTTCAAAGACTGGGACGATCCCAAAGATCAGCACCGGCATTTGTCTCATTTATTCGGATTGTACCCGGGCAGCCAGATTACCTTAAGCCAGGAGCCAGAGCTGGCTGCTGCCGCAAAACAATCCCTGATCTTTCGTGGTGATGTAAGCACCGGCTGGTCAATGGCCTGGAAGATCAACTGGTGGGCCCGCCTGCATGATGGTGAGCATGCCTATAAGATCCTGAGTGATGCATTTACCTATATCGATCCCCGTGAAAAGAGGGAAACGATGAGCGGAGGCGGCACTTATCCGAATTTATTCGATGCGCATCCGCCTTTTCAGATTGACGGAAATTTTGGCGCAACCGCAGGCATGACGGAGATGCTGCTGCAAAGCCATGAAGGTTATTTGTTCCTGCTGCCGGCATTGCCTTCTGTTTGGAAAAAAGGAGTCATCAGTGGTATAAAAGCCCGCGGGAATTTTACAGTAGCTATTAACTGGGACAATGGCAGGTTAAGCAAAGCAACCATCTATTCCGAAAAAGGCGGTGTTTGCCGTTTGCGCACATTACAACCGGTAAAAGTGCTGGAAGTACAATCGGAAAACGCGTCCGGAACAGTGAGCAATGCACTGCTGATCGGTTATGGTAAAACACCCTATGATAATAGGGCAAAGAAGGTGTTGCAGCAGGTGAATCCGGATAAAGGATACACTATCGATTTTAAAACTGAAAAAGGAAAGCAATATACGGTCATTCCGCTGTAA
- a CDS encoding SusC/RagA family TonB-linked outer membrane protein has product MIVILPKARNCFLRVCILFLLQCLGFTGLYAQVTQVKGLVLNAKGTPLSGVSVILKGTSTGTTTDSMGHFSLQVKGTSAVLTFSAVGYIEKEEPVNGRATMDVTLSESVSDLDDVVVIGYGTQKKRDVTGAISSITSKNIEERQPVNLFDALQGQAAGVLVTNDGGGAPGAEGTIQIRGASTLNSGNGPLYLVDGVITPDGASINPMDIDKIEVLKDAASAAIYGARAANGVIIITTKRGKEGKARIDLNYSRIFGKLAHKLPQNNAAQVREFRRVQQKNPTGSTGGNIDSLNPGFNSDNDLQELLLGNLGDRQQINLGVSGGQKGLNYYTGVNYLNDKSIIPNSYIKRVQVRSNIEYQASPKFKYVSNISMMYQTGNEIPIARTVAVAFDRPAYSLIYYPDGSLTSYVGSKRNPLANALLETNKTDRFSIQFSNSLQYRITKDLLFTNTFNAMLNNSQNLFFSPRYVSANKDQNNGSNDMQKTFSWEYQSFLNYNKTFGGAHNLQAVLGVSADKTRYDRAHSEYANVVSEEIFITQPSYLTASQTYTDADLNAGASLFARANYSYKGKYTLAGIFRRDGSSRFGNESRYGNFYSASGGWRFSDEPFMNWAKNVLTDGRFRIGTGQVGNDRIGSNDYLNKVTFTGGSYAGVGGAYTTPTFGNARVHWETTIQQDAGLDLTFFRGRLTFTTDYYIKTTKDLLYQKDLPGETGFDNVMVNLGTLENRGLEFSVKGTPILAKNSNRGVTWEIGGNISFEKSIIKKLGDGTPFIVANKWYIEEGGKIGNFYGWKNLGVYQWNESNAYNDNWEPLTVVLGDDGKPLYENGLPVYTFNGQRYTGTVHSMYDPGGKLRGGDVIWQNLNKDSLIDDRDRQILANAQPKFYLGILNNLTYRQFSLSFLVNASFGSHVYNALLYAQSYPSNTGAGSPEMTYNVWRQPGDIAKYPYYPEYKNRGNEKKDANSLFIEDGSFIRLSSLRLSYMFSPGITRKVFLKGATVYVYGTNLLTWTNYRGYDPEFSASNVLQPGYDNGKYPKRREYGFGINVNF; this is encoded by the coding sequence ATGATTGTAATTTTGCCCAAAGCACGTAACTGCTTTTTACGAGTATGTATCCTGTTTCTTTTACAATGCCTCGGGTTTACAGGCTTGTATGCCCAGGTAACTCAGGTAAAAGGATTGGTTTTGAATGCCAAAGGCACCCCCTTGTCCGGAGTCTCTGTTATCCTGAAGGGAACCAGCACCGGAACCACAACTGACTCCATGGGGCATTTCTCCCTGCAGGTAAAGGGAACATCAGCAGTGCTCACTTTCTCTGCGGTAGGGTATATTGAAAAAGAAGAACCAGTGAACGGTCGCGCCACAATGGATGTTACGTTATCAGAATCAGTTTCAGACCTGGATGATGTAGTGGTTATCGGGTACGGAACACAGAAAAAGCGGGATGTTACAGGCGCCATTTCCTCTATCACTTCTAAAAATATTGAAGAGCGGCAGCCCGTCAATTTATTTGATGCATTGCAGGGGCAGGCCGCGGGTGTTTTGGTAACCAATGATGGTGGTGGCGCACCAGGTGCCGAAGGTACCATCCAGATCCGCGGTGCATCAACGCTTAACAGCGGTAACGGTCCCTTATATCTTGTTGACGGTGTGATTACCCCGGATGGAGCCAGCATCAATCCCATGGATATTGATAAGATTGAAGTTTTAAAAGATGCGGCTTCGGCAGCCATTTACGGCGCACGGGCAGCTAATGGGGTTATCATTATTACTACTAAAAGAGGTAAAGAAGGCAAGGCGCGGATTGACCTGAACTATTCCCGCATTTTTGGAAAGCTTGCGCACAAGCTGCCACAGAACAATGCAGCCCAGGTTCGTGAATTCAGGAGAGTGCAGCAAAAAAACCCTACTGGCAGTACCGGAGGGAATATTGATTCACTGAACCCCGGTTTTAACTCGGATAATGACCTGCAGGAACTGCTGCTGGGTAACCTTGGAGACAGGCAGCAGATCAACCTGGGCGTAAGTGGCGGGCAAAAAGGGCTGAACTATTACACCGGGGTGAACTACCTTAATGATAAGTCGATCATACCAAACAGCTATATAAAACGGGTGCAGGTAAGGAGCAATATAGAATACCAGGCTTCTCCCAAATTTAAATATGTGAGTAATATTTCCATGATGTACCAGACCGGTAATGAAATACCGATCGCAAGAACGGTAGCCGTTGCATTTGACCGGCCGGCGTATTCGCTGATCTATTATCCGGATGGTTCACTGACCAGCTATGTTGGTTCCAAGCGCAACCCATTGGCAAACGCCCTGCTTGAAACCAATAAAACAGACCGGTTCTCCATACAATTCAGCAATTCATTGCAATACCGGATCACCAAAGACCTGTTATTTACAAACACCTTTAACGCTATGCTGAATAACAGCCAGAACCTGTTTTTCTCACCGCGCTATGTTTCGGCCAATAAAGACCAGAACAATGGTTCCAATGATATGCAAAAAACATTTTCGTGGGAGTACCAGTCATTTTTGAATTACAATAAAACCTTTGGCGGTGCCCATAACTTGCAGGCAGTACTGGGCGTTAGTGCAGATAAAACCCGTTACGACAGAGCGCACTCTGAATATGCCAATGTTGTCAGTGAAGAAATATTTATTACCCAGCCTTCCTATCTTACCGCTTCACAAACTTATACGGATGCAGATCTCAACGCCGGCGCAAGTTTATTTGCAAGAGCCAACTATAGTTATAAAGGGAAGTATACACTTGCAGGTATTTTCCGTAGAGACGGTTCTTCGCGCTTTGGTAATGAATCCAGGTACGGTAACTTCTATTCCGCTTCAGGCGGATGGCGTTTTTCCGATGAGCCGTTTATGAACTGGGCAAAAAATGTATTAACGGATGGCCGCTTCAGGATCGGTACCGGCCAGGTAGGTAACGACCGCATCGGTTCAAACGATTACCTCAATAAGGTTACGTTTACCGGCGGAAGTTATGCGGGCGTGGGAGGCGCTTATACCACACCTACATTCGGAAATGCACGGGTACACTGGGAAACCACCATTCAGCAGGATGCCGGGTTGGATCTGACCTTTTTCCGCGGCAGGTTAACCTTTACAACAGACTACTATATAAAAACTACAAAGGATCTGCTGTATCAAAAAGACCTTCCCGGAGAAACGGGTTTTGATAATGTGATGGTCAACCTTGGCACACTGGAGAACCGCGGGCTTGAGTTTTCTGTAAAAGGTACGCCCATCCTCGCAAAAAACAGCAACAGGGGCGTTACCTGGGAAATAGGAGGAAATATTTCTTTTGAAAAGAGCATCATTAAAAAGCTGGGCGATGGCACGCCGTTTATTGTGGCCAACAAATGGTACATTGAAGAAGGAGGAAAAATCGGTAATTTCTATGGCTGGAAAAACCTTGGCGTGTATCAATGGAACGAGTCCAACGCCTACAATGATAACTGGGAGCCGCTTACAGTGGTGTTGGGCGATGATGGAAAACCCCTGTATGAAAACGGATTACCGGTATACACCTTCAATGGGCAGCGTTACACCGGAACCGTGCACAGCATGTACGATCCGGGAGGGAAACTGCGCGGTGGCGATGTTATCTGGCAGAATCTGAATAAAGACAGCCTGATAGATGACCGCGACCGGCAGATACTGGCCAATGCACAGCCGAAATTTTACCTGGGTATTCTCAACAACCTTACCTACCGGCAATTCTCTTTGTCGTTCCTGGTCAATGCCTCTTTTGGTTCCCATGTGTATAATGCATTGCTGTATGCACAAAGCTATCCCTCCAATACCGGCGCCGGAAGCCCGGAAATGACTTACAATGTATGGAGGCAGCCTGGCGATATAGCCAAGTACCCTTATTACCCCGAATATAAAAACAGGGGAAATGAGAAAAAAGATGCCAACAGTTTGTTCATTGAGGATGGCTCTTTCATCAGGCTGTCCAGTCTGCGCCTTTCTTATATGTTCTCGCCGGGCATTACCCGGAAAGTATTCCTGAAGGGGGCAACGGTTTATGTGTATGGTACGAACCTGCTTACCTGGACCAATTACAGGGGGTATGATCCCGAATTCAGCGCATCCAATGTACTGCAGCCGGGTTATGATAATGGCAAGTACCCTAAAAGGCGGGAATATGGATTTGGAATCAATGTTAATTTTTAA
- a CDS encoding RagB/SusD family nutrient uptake outer membrane protein: MKKLNYSIIILCIITVCSGCNKFLDVSPQSQVAQSKFYKTLYDVNAAVAGMYAGFQQQMIGEAQYKERALYWGDYRSDNFDRFLSYTTITTTELAMNSLTTDNEFSDWSGLYTVIGRANANIKYIPGAAITDSKVTQDVMNKALAESYAMRAICYFYIVRVWGDAPVWTTPMESLTDTLEKPRVAADKLIDELIIPDLTNAYSLVVKNQTPSVWTLGEGAICAILADVYMWKHDYANAIVWINNLFKAKGPTGALYAGASGANLQPQATWKSLFTAPNTSIESIWSIHWDFLKNDCACMVTSWTANNKPIVMDADLYNNWVIPQTVAAPAEVDIRPKQTIDPYSRNNDPTASYRDRFVKWYASPVNPTKASTAAELATYYFKEAPVYLPMYRLADIYLLYAEALNATGNPADALKYLNFVRVRAGLPAYEADSAPVTGQAAMADAILKERQLELVGEGKRWFDLVRTGNVVKIMDPILKRRQIEAGSAATDATGFGDPRKILWPINRSVMNANRQLVQNPGYGG, translated from the coding sequence ATGAAAAAACTGAATTATAGCATCATAATTTTGTGTATCATTACCGTATGCAGCGGTTGTAATAAATTTTTGGACGTATCGCCCCAGTCGCAGGTAGCCCAGAGTAAATTTTACAAAACCCTTTACGATGTAAATGCGGCTGTGGCAGGCATGTATGCAGGGTTTCAACAGCAAATGATTGGCGAAGCACAATACAAGGAAAGAGCATTGTACTGGGGGGATTACCGCTCTGATAATTTTGACCGTTTTTTAAGTTATACAACAATTACAACTACAGAACTGGCGATGAATTCATTAACAACCGATAATGAATTTTCCGACTGGTCAGGCTTATATACAGTTATAGGAAGAGCAAACGCCAATATCAAATACATTCCGGGTGCTGCAATTACCGATAGCAAGGTTACGCAGGATGTCATGAATAAAGCGCTGGCCGAAAGTTATGCCATGCGCGCCATCTGCTATTTTTATATTGTAAGGGTATGGGGCGATGCGCCTGTTTGGACCACTCCAATGGAGAGTTTAACCGATACACTGGAAAAACCCAGGGTGGCTGCAGATAAGCTGATCGATGAGCTGATTATACCGGATCTTACCAATGCCTATTCACTGGTTGTAAAAAATCAGACACCTTCTGTATGGACATTGGGTGAGGGAGCCATATGCGCCATACTTGCAGACGTGTATATGTGGAAGCATGATTATGCCAACGCCATCGTTTGGATCAACAACCTGTTTAAAGCTAAAGGCCCTACCGGCGCCCTATATGCAGGAGCAAGCGGGGCGAACCTTCAGCCGCAGGCCACCTGGAAAAGCCTGTTCACAGCACCCAATACCAGCATTGAGTCTATATGGAGCATTCACTGGGATTTTCTTAAAAATGATTGTGCCTGTATGGTTACTTCATGGACGGCTAATAACAAACCGATTGTTATGGACGCTGATCTGTATAATAACTGGGTGATACCACAAACGGTAGCAGCGCCTGCGGAGGTGGATATTCGCCCGAAACAGACCATTGATCCGTATTCAAGAAACAATGATCCAACCGCATCCTATCGCGACCGGTTTGTTAAATGGTATGCTTCTCCGGTCAATCCCACCAAGGCATCCACTGCGGCAGAGCTGGCAACGTACTATTTTAAAGAGGCGCCTGTGTATTTACCCATGTACAGGCTGGCGGATATCTATCTTTTATATGCAGAAGCATTGAATGCTACAGGCAATCCGGCCGATGCGCTGAAATACCTGAATTTTGTTCGGGTAAGAGCGGGCCTTCCTGCTTACGAGGCAGACAGCGCACCGGTTACCGGCCAGGCTGCAATGGCCGATGCTATCCTGAAGGAACGCCAGTTGGAGCTGGTAGGTGAAGGTAAAAGATGGTTTGACCTGGTACGTACAGGCAATGTGGTAAAAATAATGGATCCCATACTGAAAAGAAGGCAAATAGAAGCGGGATCTGCTGCCACCGATGCTACCGGTTTTGGTGATCCGAGAAAAATTTTATGGCCGATCAACCGGAGTGTCATGAATGCAAACAGGCAACTGGTACAGAACCCGGGCTATGGCGGATAA
- a CDS encoding glycoside hydrolase family 2 protein yields the protein MKRVFYFIAVFFLEIFSQRASAQQSTRLISNWEFLRQDLGGVWEAVRPVKQGDPESVPLWTKVILPHCANERDAVDPDVNYYQGPMWYRAQLKISNPYKNGRTILHFEGAGQKTEVYVYTTKVGTHVGGYDEWTADITDAVNIFRQDDSLVKRFKGKVPVVIRCDNSRDLEMMPSNLSDFNLYGGLYRYVNLVYEPALYIDQLFATPVVAANGRSGSVNIKLRLSDPGKLPGAQLLVRLVDPSGREVQKTQKALQLTGRDVEAATLIVRNPQLWSPEQPVLYTVEATVTTTAGAHTSRSRIGFRNFEFVKKGPFLLNGKRLLLRGTHRHEDHAGLAAAMTEELMRQEMIAIKEMGVNFIRLAHYQQSRIILNLCDSLGILVWEEIPWCRGGLGGAVYQEQGKRMLRNMIEQHYNHPSVIIWGLGNENDWPGDFPAPTAIGVDQEKIRTYMKELNSLAHTLDPSRKTAIRRCDFCKDIVDVYSPSIWAGWYRGIYTEYKEVSKSEFDKVDHFLHVEWGGDSHEGRHSENPDKSLQNIKATGTADERAGDASLYGGAARASKDGDWSETYICNLIDWHLKEQETMPWLTGSAQWVFKDFSTPVRPDNPIPYMNQKGVVARDLTKKEAYYVFQSYWTKKPMAHIYGHSWPVRWGKEGEEKMIKVYSNCREAELFLNGSSFGIKKRNSQDFPAAGLRWNVVFKKGANTAYVIAREGKQTVRDTIRFTYQTEQWGKPAQVKLEKIKEENGIATIEAKVYDAKQVQCLDAAGWIRLGITGDGILLDDLGTSSGSRRVQLYNGRAIIRIKTNGGSSVASAKADQLPVVFLDL from the coding sequence TTGAAAAGAGTTTTCTATTTTATTGCAGTATTTTTTTTAGAAATTTTTTCGCAGCGGGCATCCGCCCAGCAATCCACCCGGCTGATCAGTAACTGGGAATTCCTGAGGCAGGACCTGGGCGGCGTATGGGAAGCCGTAAGGCCGGTGAAGCAGGGCGATCCTGAATCAGTACCTCTATGGACAAAAGTAATCCTCCCTCATTGTGCCAATGAGCGAGATGCTGTGGATCCTGATGTAAACTATTACCAGGGGCCTATGTGGTACCGGGCACAGCTGAAGATCAGCAACCCTTATAAGAACGGCCGAACGATCCTGCATTTTGAAGGAGCCGGGCAGAAAACAGAAGTATATGTTTATACAACAAAGGTGGGCACCCATGTTGGCGGTTATGATGAATGGACAGCAGATATTACGGATGCAGTAAATATCTTCCGGCAAGATGACAGTCTTGTAAAACGGTTTAAAGGAAAGGTGCCGGTTGTCATCCGCTGTGATAATTCGCGCGACCTGGAAATGATGCCTTCCAACCTGTCGGATTTTAACCTGTATGGCGGCCTGTACCGCTATGTGAACCTGGTGTATGAACCGGCTTTATATATTGACCAGTTATTTGCAACCCCGGTAGTGGCAGCCAATGGCCGTTCCGGTTCGGTAAATATAAAGCTGCGGCTTTCAGATCCCGGTAAATTGCCCGGTGCACAATTACTGGTACGCCTGGTAGACCCGTCAGGCAGGGAAGTACAGAAAACACAAAAAGCACTGCAACTGACCGGCAGGGATGTGGAAGCCGCCACTCTTATCGTCAGGAATCCGCAGCTATGGAGCCCGGAGCAACCTGTATTATATACGGTAGAGGCAACGGTAACTACCACAGCAGGTGCACATACCAGCCGCTCCCGTATAGGTTTCCGCAATTTTGAATTTGTAAAAAAAGGCCCTTTTCTTTTAAATGGAAAACGGTTGCTGTTAAGAGGTACCCACCGGCATGAAGATCATGCCGGACTGGCCGCAGCTATGACCGAAGAATTGATGCGGCAGGAAATGATCGCTATAAAAGAGATGGGCGTTAATTTTATCCGGCTGGCGCATTACCAGCAATCGCGCATTATTTTAAATTTATGTGATAGCCTGGGTATACTCGTTTGGGAAGAGATCCCCTGGTGCCGCGGTGGCCTGGGCGGCGCTGTATACCAGGAGCAGGGCAAGCGCATGCTGCGGAATATGATAGAGCAGCATTATAATCATCCTTCCGTTATTATCTGGGGATTGGGGAATGAAAATGACTGGCCTGGCGATTTTCCGGCTCCGACGGCTATCGGGGTTGACCAGGAAAAGATCCGCACCTATATGAAAGAGCTGAACAGCCTGGCGCATACACTGGATCCTTCCCGTAAAACGGCCATCCGCCGCTGCGATTTTTGTAAGGATATTGTAGACGTTTATTCACCCTCTATCTGGGCAGGCTGGTACAGGGGTATTTATACGGAGTACAAAGAAGTTTCAAAATCAGAGTTTGACAAAGTCGATCATTTTTTGCATGTGGAGTGGGGAGGCGACAGTCATGAGGGGCGTCATTCAGAAAATCCTGATAAATCCTTACAGAACATTAAAGCTACCGGTACTGCGGATGAGCGCGCCGGCGACGCTTCTTTATATGGTGGCGCCGCGCGTGCTTCAAAAGACGGTGACTGGAGCGAGACCTATATTTGTAACCTGATTGACTGGCATTTAAAAGAGCAGGAAACTATGCCCTGGTTAACAGGATCGGCACAATGGGTCTTTAAGGATTTTTCTACCCCGGTAAGACCGGATAACCCGATCCCCTATATGAACCAGAAAGGCGTGGTAGCGCGTGATCTTACAAAGAAGGAGGCCTATTATGTATTTCAGTCTTACTGGACAAAAAAGCCAATGGCGCATATTTACGGGCACTCCTGGCCGGTACGCTGGGGTAAGGAGGGAGAAGAGAAAATGATAAAGGTCTATTCCAATTGCAGAGAAGCAGAGTTATTTCTAAACGGCAGCTCCTTTGGTATTAAAAAAAGGAACAGCCAGGACTTCCCGGCAGCGGGTTTGCGCTGGAACGTAGTTTTCAAAAAAGGTGCGAATACGGCTTATGTAATTGCACGCGAAGGAAAGCAAACAGTCCGGGATACGATCCGTTTTACTTATCAAACGGAGCAATGGGGGAAACCGGCACAGGTAAAGCTGGAAAAGATAAAAGAAGAGAATGGTATAGCCACTATTGAGGCTAAAGTATATGATGCAAAACAGGTGCAGTGCCTGGATGCAGCCGGCTGGATCCGGCTTGGCATTACAGGCGATGGCATCTTACTGGATGACCTGGGCACTTCTTCCGGCTCAAGGCGGGTACAGTTGTACAATGGCCGGGCCATCATTCGTATAAAGACCAATGGCGGCAGTTCAGTGGCCAGCGCTAAAGCAGATCAGCTTCCGGTGGTATTTTTGGATCTATAG